The Brassica oleracea var. oleracea cultivar TO1000 chromosome C6, BOL, whole genome shotgun sequence genome includes a region encoding these proteins:
- the LOC106298903 gene encoding LOW QUALITY PROTEIN: vacuolar cation/proton exchanger 5-like (The sequence of the model RefSeq protein was modified relative to this genomic sequence to represent the inferred CDS: inserted 1 base in 1 codon), with amino-acid sequence MSQDLILAAVTQGWVFLLSLVGITPLAERLGYATEQLAYYTGPTVGGLLNATFGNVTELIISIFALKNGMIRVVQLTLLGSILSNMLLVLGCAFFCGGLVFSRKDQVFDKGNAVVNSGLVLMAVMGXLFPAVLHYTHSEIHAGSSELALSRFSSCIMLVAYAAYLFFQLKTQPSPYTPLTEDMNQSEETSDDDEDPEISKWEAIIWLSILTAWVSLLSGYLVDAIEGASVSWKIPISFISVILLPIVGNAAEHAGAIMFAMKDKLDLSLGVAIGSSIQISLFAVPFCVVIGWMMGAQMDLNFQLFETATLFITVIVVAFFIQEGTSNYFKGLMLILCYLIVAASFFVHEDPHQEKR; translated from the exons ATGTCCCAAGATTTGATTCTTGCTGCTGTGACTCAGGGATGGGTTTTCCTATTGAGCTTAGTCGGAATTACACCATTGGCTGAACGTCTCGGATATGCCACAGA GCAATTGGCTTATTACACAGGTCCAACTG TTGGAGGCCTCCTTAATGCTACATTTGGTAACGTGACTGAGCTGATCATATCAATTTTCGCTCTTAAAAATGGAATGATACGCGTTGTGCAGCTCACTCTGCTCGGCTCCATTCTCTCTAACATGTTGCTTGTACTTGGCTGCGCCTTTTTCTGTGGCGGCCTTGTGTTTTCCCGTAAAGACCAAGTCTTTGACAAA GGGAATGCGGTTGTGAATTCAGGATTGGTTTTGATGGCTGTTATGG TTCTCTTCCCCGCTGTTCTTCATTACACGCATAGCGAGATTCATGCCGGCTCATCAGAGCTTGCTCTCTCAAGGTTCAGTAGTTGCATAATGCTTGTGGCATATGCTGCTTACCTATTTTTCCAGCTAAAGACCCAGCCCAGTCCTTATACCCCTCTTACCGAG GATATGAACCAGAGCGAAGAAACTTCGGACGATGATGAAGATCCTGAGATCTCCAAGTGGGAAGCTATCATTTGGCTTTCAATCTTGACGGCTTGGGTCTCTCTTCTTTCTGGATATCTTGTGGATGCCATAGAG GGTGCTTCAGTCTCGTGGAAGATACCAATATCTTTTATCAGTGTCATCTTGCTTCCTATAGTGGGGAATGCGGCAGAACATGCAGGTGCTATTATGTTCGCCATGAAAGACAAGCTG GATCTGTCTTTGGGAGTGGCTATTGGATCCTCAATCCAGATTTCCTTGTTTGCG GTTCCGTTCTGTGTGGTGATCGGATGGATGATGGGCGCACAAATGGACCTAAATTTCCAGCTCTTTGAGACGGCTACACTGTTCATAACTGTTATTGTTGTAGCTTTCTTTATTCAG GAAGGGACATCGAATTACTTCAAAGGATTAATGCTGATTCTTTGTTATTTGATAGTCGCTGCCAGTTTCTTTGTACATGAAGATCCTCACCAAG AAAAAAG ATGA